ATGGAGACGCGCGTTCTCCCGGGCAAGCTCTCGAAAGAAATCTCTTTCCTCGGATACTAGACTGGAGCAACCAATGGCAAGAAAACGGACATTCTCCAATAGACGCGGCGGGCATGTTTTTGGCGGCCGGAAGCCCCGGCTCATCGGAGACAATCTCGATCTTGTGAGGCGCGAGGCTCAGGGCGGGCAGGCGTCACATTCCAGCGAGGATCTTTCGCGAGACGCGAAAGATTCAGAGCGCAGGCCCGTAGAGATGCCGGCGCTGGCTCGAAGCGTCCGCGTGGCGGCGCCAGGATACAGGAAGCGAAAAGGGTTTACGGGTGCTCAAGCAGCTCTCGGCGCGATTTTTATACTTGTCGCGGTCATTGTGTTCTGGTTTTTCGCGTTTGTGTATCCGTCGCCTATCGGCGGACTTTCTCCGGCGAACGGCAGCTATGTCAAAACTCCCACCGTCGACGTCAAGGCTTCGATAAGCCGCTCTTTCAAACCTCAGGATATCACCATGAAAATAGACGGCAAAGACGTCGGCGTGAACGTGTTGCCGGATAAAAAAACCGTTTCGGCCACCGTTCCCCTTCCGGACGGGCCACACCGCGCGATGTTGCGGCTCGATGGCCACGCTTTCATGGGAAAGCGGATCGCGCAATGGTCTTTCAATATCGATAGCACCCCGCCGGAGCTCAGCTTGACAAAGAAAAAGATTACACGCACAAAGAAACCTGGCGAAGCGCGAATCGATTTCAAGTGCAACGTCGAAAAGGGCGCGTCGGTCACTGTGAATGACAGACCGATTGCCATCGACAAAAAAGGCGACTTCAGTTGCGTCACGGTCACAAACACGGTTCACAGCCTCAAGATTCTCGCGAAAGACAGGGCGGGCAACGAGAAGAGCGACTTCATCATCACGCAGAAGGCGCCCACGGCCAAAGGCATCCACGTGTCCACCTTCATCGCGGCAAGTGATACCGACTTTGACAGGGTGATCGCCCTGGTGGATCGCACGGAGTTGAACGCGCTTCAAATCGACCTCAAGGACGAAGCGGGACAGATCGGCTTCAATATCAACAACACGCTCGCGCAGCAGGCAAAGGCTGCCAGCAACTACATAAAGCTCGACGAGTGCGTGGATCGGATGCGCTTCAAGAACATCTACTCGATAGCCCGCATCGTGTGCTTCAAGGATCCAAAAGTCGGCCGCGCGCGGCCGGATCTCGCTGTGCAGGGCAAGGCCGGCGGGCCGTGGGGCAAGGGCGACTGGCTCGATCCGTACTCTAAAGAGGTCTGGGATTACGACCTGGCGGTAGCCGAGGCCGCGGCCAGAGCGGGCTTCAACGAGATACAGTTCGATTACGTGAGGTTCCCCTCCGACGGCAACACCAGCGCTTGCGCGTACCCGCGCCAGGACGCGCGCAAGCCAAGCGAAGTCATCAACGACTTCCTGACGTACGCCAGAGAGAAGCTAGCCCCCTTCAACGTGTTCATATCAACAGATTTGTTCGGCCTGACCGCGAGCAAGCAGGGAGACATGAACATCGGACAGAACATCGTGGACATCGCGAAGCGCGTGGACTTCATATCACCGATGGTGTACCCGTCGCATTACAATCCCGGCGAGTACGGCATCAAAACGCCGGAGGCGAACCCTGGCGACACAGTCACAAAATCCATTGAAGAGTTCAAGAAAAAGATGGCCGGGACGCAGTCCAGGCTGCGACCGTGGCTGCAGGATTTCAGCCTGAAAATACCGTACACGCCTGACATGGTGCGAAGGCAGATCGACGCGTGCGAGAAGCTGGGCATGCGAGAGTGGCTCCTCTGGGATCCCAACTGCACTTACAGCGAATCGGCGCTCAAGAAGTAAGGAGATATCGAAATGCGCGACAGAAAAGCTTTCGCGGCGCCGGCCGGTTCCCGGAAAATGAGAGTTCGCTGGAAAAGTTTGCTTTTTATCATCGCCATCAGCGCGCTTATCGGCTGCTACTGCGGCTTGCAGATTCCCGAGGAACGGCGCAACCGCATCAACAGACTGCTTTTTGAAGGCCGGGAGATGTGGTTCCGGATATTCGTGTAAGCGCACGGCAAAGTACAACAGGAAGGTAACAGGCAAAATGGCGCAGTACGACTACGATGTTGTCATCATCGGTTCCGGGATTGGAGGCCTGACCTGCGGCGCCCTTCTTTCAAAGGAAGGATTGAAGGTTCTGGTGCTCGAGCAGAGCCACCGCATCGGGGGTTGCTGCTCCAATTATGACCACGAAGGTTTCAAGCCGGATGTCGGCGCGATTTTCGTAATCAGCCACGAGATGTACTACAAGCTCTTCGAACTTCTCGACCTGCGGTTGGAGGATTACCTCGACTATCACCTGATCGACCCGGTTTACGACACCATTCTCGACGACGGCACTCGCCTGCTGCTGCCGTGTGACGTGGACGAGATGGCCGAGGTGATCGCTGGAATAGCTCCCGGGGACGTCGACGGCTACTACCGTTACTGCGCGGACATGAAGAAGGTGTTCGATCTCTACCTGTCACTGATGTCGATGCCTATGCCCCGGCTTCGCGACGTCACCAAAATTTCTACAATAGTCAAAATGATATCGCGCAAGGAGCAGTTATCCGCGCAGTTATCCGCGCTTCCTGTGAACTTGCGGCTCGCCAGCCGCACACTCGATCGTGTCGTTAACAAATACTTCAAGGATGACCGTGTCCGTCTTATGTTCAGTTGGGAGAACCTCTACGCAGCGATGCCCGCGCACCGCTGTACAGGCATGCTCTCCAACGTCACCTACATGGGCAGGATGGGCTACTACTACCCGAAGGGTGGAATGATCGCCATCCCAAATGCGCTGCGCAAGATAATGGAGGGCTTCGAGGGTGAGATAAAGCTCAGCTCCACTGTGGAAAAGATCCTCATCACAAACGGGCGCGCCAGAGGGGTCCGCCTCGAGGGAGGTGACGAGATCAGCGCGAAAGCGGTCATCTCGAACGCGCACTCGAGGTCCACATACCTGGATCTCGTCGGTCGGGAACACCTGCCATACGTGGCAAAGCGCGCGGTTCTGAATCAGTCGTGCTCGATCCCGGCGCCAACTTTATATCTCGGCCTAAAGGAGAAAATGGACTCGGTAAGGGCGCAACTAACGGTACTGCTCCCCAACAAGCAAAAGTTCGACAACTTCTGGCACGAATACTACGAAAAGGGTTTGCTGTACCGGCCGGACGACAGCGCCTTTCTCGTAAGCTGCGCCTCGTACAACGAACCCGACCTCGCCCCCGAAGGGAAGCAGGTGCTTTCGGCGATCTACCTCGCGCCTTACAAGCTCAAATACCACAACTGGGACGACATCGCCGACGAATGGGCATGGGAGTGCGTTGATTCGCTCGAGAAGCGCGCTTTCCCGGGCCTGCGCTCGAACGTAGAGTGGATGGACTCGGTCACTCCGATCGAGCTGGAGCGGAGGCTTCGTCTTCCAGAGGGCGCGTTCTTCGGCCTCGAGATGAGCGGCTCTAATGTGGGATTGTTCAGGCCGAATTACAGGTCCATGGTTATCGACAGGCTCTACCTCACGGGACAGTGCACGAACCCGGGTGGCGGCGTGCCGCTCGTAATGTTCTCCGGAATCGCCACCTCCAGCTTTCTAATGAACGACTGGCCGAAACTCTAGCTGTTTGACTTATTTCGCTCGAGCGATATACAATTTTTCCAACAACTGAATAACACGCCGCATTGGTGGCATTCAGCCTTAATCAGGGAATCCGGTGAAAATCCGGGACGGACGCGCCACTGTGTTGGGGAGCGACCCGCATTGACCACCGGCGAGAGCCGGGAAGGGCGGGAAGCGTTGAACCAAGTCAGGAGACCTGCCTGTGCGGATACCCATGACGTCCTCGCGTACGGGAAAGTCAGGGCCTGGAAGTGAATTTTCGGCCGCCCTTTAAAAGACGAGGGGCGGTTTTTTCACGTCCGGCCTCATGCGACATCGCGAAAGGAGGAGGTGCCGGGCAGGTATATTGAAAGTCCGCGTATCGAAGGCCTCAACGATCTCAATGAGTACTATGAAGGAGTGAACTGAGATGAAAAAAGTGATTTTGATTGTTCTGGCAGTGGCGCTGGCCCTGGTGTTGCCGGTCGCGGCGATGGCACAGAACGCCAACGAGTGGCGCCAGTACCAAAAAGACGAGAGACACGCCGGCGCTATAAACATCAACCTGCCCGCCACAAACAAAGTTAGCGGTCGGACCGAAAACATCGGGGCTTATGAAAGCAGCCAGCCTGTGGTCGCAGGCAACAGGGCTTTTGTCCATGCGGGAGTCGCCGGCACGTCCGGCGCGATCTACTGCTACGACTTGAGCACCGGAAAGAAAATCTGGAATACGAGCGTGGAACCGGTATCCGCCTGGGGAAGCTGGTCGTCGCCCGCGATCTCCGAAGGAGTCGTGTATATCGGGTCGGGCTCGAAGGTTCAGGCACTGGACGCCGCGAGCGGCAAGTTGCTGTGGACAAAAGACCTCACCACGATCAAGGCGAACGCGGACGTGGTCAACAGCTCCCCTGCAATCGACGGAAACCGGCTCATCATCGGGGATTACAACAACGGCTGCTACTACTGCCTCGACATCAGCCAGAAAGGCAAACTGCTCTGGAACTTTTCACTCGAGGCAAGCACCATCGGGATGTCCACGGCGTGCATAGTTGAAGGCCGGGTCTTTGTCGGTCAGAGTGCCGCACTTGGCGCGCCTGTCAACCCGAACGGCAAGGTGTGGTGCGTCGATGAAAGCACCGGCAAAGCCGTCACATCCTGGGGCACAAGCGGTTACTACATGACAGTCGGCAAATTGGATGTCTGTGGCACCGTGACCGCGTACGGCGATTTCATTTACTTCACCGATTTCAGTTTCGGCGCCGCCTCCGCGCCCAACTGCTACCTCTACTGTCTCAACAAAGGCACCGGGAAAGAAGCATGGAAAGCCGGCGTGTACGGCACGGACGGATCGCCGGCGGTGACCGACGGCCTCGTGGTGACAGCCGGACAACAACAGCCGGGGGCATGGCCCACGCCAGGCACCAACTGGGCGACGGCTTTCAGCGCGGACACCGCGACTGGCAAAAACCCGAAGCAACTGTGGACGAAGTCGGGCATGGGCGGCTACACGATGTCCGCCTGTATCGCTAACGGCAAAGTGGCGGTGGGGAACATTAGCACGGGGTGGCCCTCCGTGGGCGCGGGTGTGCAAATCCTCAACCCCGCCGACGGCAGTACGATCTGGCAAAGTACGGAAGGCGGGGGCCCGGCCGTACCGACCCCGTACGGTCTCTTGAGCATCGGCAACGGAAAGATGATCACTTTCGGCGGCGGCGCCGTCCCCAATGGTGATTACTACTTCGCGGAAGGAACCACGCGCGACGGCTACCAGGAGTGGATATGCCTGGAAAATCCAACTGCCGGTAAGGTAAACACTACTATCGATTACATGATGAACGACGGCGGCGCGCGCTCACAGAAAGTTGAGCTCGCCGGAGGATCGCGGACGACCGTTGACGTAAACCTCTTTCTGGGAGCGAACCTGGACGTGTCCGCGCGTGTGACGGGCGACGGCTACTTTGTCGCCGAGCGCTCGATGTACTTCAATGCGGACGGGCAGAACGGCGGCGAGCAGGTGATGGGAGTGACCGAGCCCGCGCAAAGGTTCCTGTACGCGGAAGGAACCACCAGGAACGGATTTAAGACGTGGCTCGCCCTCCAGAACCCCGGGGACGTGGACGCCAACGTACTGGTCACCTATCTGTACGCCGACGGCTCGGCGCCCGGTCAACAGAACATCAAACTTGGCGCGAATAGCCGCCAGACGATCGATGTCAACCTCGAGGTGGGAGCGGACAAGGACGTGAGCATCGCCATTACCGCCAACCATCCGCTCGTTAGCGAGCGCGTCACGTACTTCACGCACCCGGATGAGATACTCGGCTCTGCGCCCAACGGCGTACACAACTGCACAGGCGTCGCCGTGGCGGGTACAAACTGGTACTTCGCCGAGGGCACAACCCGCGGCAACTTCAAGGAGTACCTGTGTTTGATGAACCCTGGAAGCCGGGACACCACGGCTACTATCCAGTACATGAAAGCCTCGGGAAGCGCGCAAACGGTCACCAAAGAACTAAAGGCTAACTCGAGAACCACCGTCAACGTCACGGAGGATGTCGGTTCCGGCCAGGATGTCTCCGCGCGCGTGACTTCGCCTGAGGCGATCGTGGCCGAGCGCCCCATGTACTTCCAGTACCAGCCCGCGGGAGACGGCACTGCGACTATGTGGAAAGGTGGGCACGACTCGGCGGGCGCCGCGTGGGCCGCCTACAGGTGGGAGTTCGCCGAAGGGTGTACACGGGAAGGGTTCAGAACTTTCCTGTGCATAGCGAACCCCAACAACGCGAACGTTGAAGTGAACATCAGCTACTACACCTTCGAGGACACCGGGGCGCTCGAGACAAAAACAGCGAAAGTGGATGTCGCCGCCAATTCCCGGCAGACGATCCTCGTGAACGACGCTGTCGGGCAGGGCAAGGACGTATCGATGAACGTGTCCTGTAGCCGCCCCATCGTGGTGGAGAGGCCGATGTATTTCAGCTTCAACGGCTACACCGACGGAGGCGTATCGCCTGGGTTGCCCGGCGCGCTGTAAAAAAAGAAAAGAAGGGGTCATGATGAAGAAAACGCTCGTATACGCTACGGTTTTAATAGTAATAGCAGGCGTGTTGTTTATCGGGTTGCGTGGCTGTACGTTTATGCCATGGAACGCGAAAACGCCCGACGGCTCCATGGTGTCGGTTTCGATAACTGAAGAGTTCGGGCGCCGCCTGGTCAAAAGCGGGAAAGTGCGGGTGAAAGAAGGGGATTCGGCTCTGGACGCGCTCAAAGAAGTCGCCCGTGTCCAGACCGACTACGGGGGCGGATTTGTGTCGGCAATCAACGGGATAAAGTCCGCGGCGAACGGCAAGCGTAAAGACTGGTTCTACTACGTGAACGGAACTTTGTCCGGAATCGGTTCGAACCAGTGGGAAGCTCGCGCCGGGGACACGATCTGGTGGGATCTCCACGAGTGGAGCGGCCGCAACTTCATCCCTGCGGTTGTGGGAGCGTGGCCGCAGCCGTTCACCATCGGTTACTCGCGCAAACCGCAACGCTCGAGAGTGATGTACGGCGATGGCATGGAGAGCCTCGCCCGCGACGTCGGAGGCTATTTGGAGAAAAACGGCGCGGATGTCGTATATTCCACGCGGGTTTCACGGCGTGAACATGATGGGAGCGGCCCTGCGATCGTCTTCCTTTCGTTCGGGCAGGCGCGCCGGATTCCGTGGGTCGTGGATGCCCTCGCGCAACCTGGCAAGAACGGCTCATTTGTGACTATCGATGACGAAAAGCTCGTTGCGCTCGACTCCGACGGACAGGCGGCGCCCGCGGGCAACAGTGCGCAAGCGGCTGTCGTCAGCACGGGATCCGGCATGGGGGACGCATCCCCGGTGTGGTTCGTTATCTGCGACGGTGGCGCGGGTGCGGCGCGGGTGCGGCGCTTGCTTGTCTCTGAGACCGAACGCCTGGCGCTCAAGGTTGGGGTCGCGGTCGAGGCAAATGGCAGTGTGTACGCCTTGCCGAGATAAGTGAAAATAGCCCCCTCGCCCGGGGTCACCGCGCGCGAAGAGCGTGGGGTGGGGAAGAGGGTTGGGGCAAAACCCCCCTAGCCCCCCTTGTCAGGGGGGTACCTCGCCCCCCACCTTAATCCTCCCCGTCTGCGGGGGAGGAAAATAGGACAGGACACTAAAATGATACCGGTATATCGCAAGAACGGCAGCTTCCTTCAGGGGCTGCATCCGGCAACCCAACTGGCGCTGGCGGGCTCGCTCATAGTTGCGGCCCTCACCGTTGATAACCCGCTCTTCCAGTTCGCGATCATCCTGGCCACGGCCATCCTCGCCGCTTCGGCGGGAGTCTTGCGGGAGTGGCTCTCCTGGTGGAAGTTGTGCGCGGCGATCTCCCTGGCGGCGCTTATCATCAACCCCCTGGTTTCTCGACACGGCGCGACGGTTGTCTGGCGGGGCCCGAGTGTCCCTGTGTTCGGCCACCTTTTCGTGACCGCCGAGGCGATTCTATACGGGGCCGGCATGGGGCTGAGGCTTGCCTCGATGATATGGGTATTCGCTCTCGTCACGCTTACGGTAGATCCGGACAACGTCCTCGGCCTTCTCAAGGGCCGCGGTGCGAAATCCGCTCTTGTCAGCGCCCTGACCATGCGGATGGCGCCCACGATGATGAGCGATGCGGGCGATTTGCTCGACGCTATGAGGTCGCGCGGGATCGTACTGGACAGCGGTAGCAAATGGATGATGTTCAAGAGCAGGCTCCCGCTGGTAAAGAGGCTGTTTGCCACGTCGCTGGACAGAGGGATCAGCCTTGCCGAGGCGATGGAGTCAAGGGCGTACGGCTCGGGGAAGCGAACGCGTTATCACCGGCGCGGTTTCAGGGGCGGGGACGCGGCAACAGTGGCCGCGTCGCTCGCGATTCTGGGCGCCGGCGTCGCCGGGATCGCCACGGGCGCCGTATCTTTCAAGTACTTCCCCACCCTCTACATGAAATACACGGCGGGCACGCTGTTTGTCGTGGCGGCGCCGGTCGTTATCGCCTTTTCTCTTTTGTTTCTCTCAACAGTATGGAAGCGATCTAATTGGTTGAAATTGAGAATCTGAGCTACTGGTATCCAAGGCGCGACGTTCCCGCGCTATCTGATGTTTCTCTGCGGGTGTCGCCCGGTGAGTTCATCTTGCTGGTGGGCGCGTCCGGGTCGGGAAAATCAACGCTGTGCCGCGCTGTGAACGGCCTGGTTCCCCACTTCTACGGCGGCAGGATAGCGGGCAAGGTTAAGGTCGCGGGAACCGACACCGCCACTACTGACGTGCGCGATCTCGCGAGAGTCGTGGGCATGGTGTTCCAGGATCCCGAGAGCCAGTTGATATCGGAAAACCCCGTCGCGGAAGTCGCGTTCGGCCTCGAGAACATCGGTCTCGAGCCACAACAGATACGCAAGCGTGTCGAGGAAGTGCTCGCGAGCCTGCGGCTCAGTCCCTTGCGCGACAGGAGGGTGAGCGAGCTCTCCGGCGGAGAGAAACAGAAAGTGGCGCTGGCCTCCGTGCTGGCAATGCATCCCCGGATCATCGTCTTGGACGAACCGACCAGCCAGTTGGACCCGATAAGCGCCGAGGAGTTCCTGTCCACGCTGAAGTCCCTCAACGACGAGCTTGGCTTGATCGTGATACTGGCCGAACATCGCGTCGAGCGCTGCTTCCACTTCGCCGACCGGGTAGTGGCACTTGACGGGGGCACTGTCGTGTTCGCCGGCGAGTCCGCCGAGATGGCTTCCTGGTCGAAAGGAAAACAGTGGACGCTTCTGCCTCCGATCACCAGGCTATTTCTCGATGGCGAAGAGAACAAAGCGCCCCTCACGGTGAAGGAGGGCAGAATGAGGATCGCGAAGCTGGCCGCGGGCAAAGAAAAAGTCCCCTCGCCGATCCGGAGCGTTGATCCAGAAGCAGGCGGCACGCGCCCTCAAAGAAAGGAAAAGAGCGCGGGTGCCCCTCCGCCACAGATAGAGACAAAAAACCTCTGGCACGTTTACGGCGACGGAACCGAAGCTCTTCGTGGCGTCAACCTCGCGATTGATCCTGGCGAGTTTGTGGCTGTCATCGGGGAGAACGGATCCGGGAAAACCACGCTCGTCAGGCACTTCAACGGGTTGCTCCGCCCCGGCAGGGGGAAGGTGCTCATCGAGGGGCAAAACATCGCGGGCGTGGAAGTGGCGCTGCTCGCCCGGACGTGCGGCATGCTCGCTCAGAACCCGAACAGCCAGTTGATCGCCAACGACACAACCTCTGAGCTGGAACTCTCGCTCGAGGCCATGCGCGCGCCGCGCGAATCGTGGAGCAAGATGATAGACGAGGCGCTGGAGTTCGCCGAAATCGAGCCGTTGCGCCACAGCAACCCCGCTGACCTTTCCTGCGGAGAGAGGGAACGGGTGGCGCTCGCCTCCGTGCTCGTCTGCAAGCCGAAAATCCTCGTGCTCGACGAGCCCACGCGGGGTGTGGACATGAGGACCAAGGAGCGGCTGTCGGGGTACCTCCGGCGGTACAACTCCGAAGGAAATACGGTCATACTCGTAACGCACGACATGGAGTTCGCGGCCGAATGCTGCGCGCGCGTGCTCCTCATGGGCGCGGGCCGGATACTCGCTGACGGCGACAAGCACAGTGTCCTCTCCGGATCCCTGTTCTTCACGACCCAGTACAGCAAATGCTTCAGGGATGCAGCCTTTGAAGTAGTAACACGCGAGGAAGCGTCTCGCGCTCTGGAGGCGATCTCTTGAGAAAATCGAACTTCGCGCTTCTTGCGCTGCTGGCCGTGATCGGAGCATGGATCGCTGGAGAACTCTCAAACGTCCACGCGCTCGCGAACCTGACGCTCATGGCCTCCCTCACGGTGACGCTCATTCTGCTCTACTACTATCTTCGCTTCGAGGAAAAAAAGAGCGACGCGAAGAACATCGCGATCATCGGCACACTGGCGGCGCTCTCGGTCACCGGCAGGTGCCTGTTCGCGGCCGTGCCGAACGTGAAGCCCTCGACCTTCATCATCATAATCACGGGATACGTATTTGGCCCGCTACCCGGATTCATGGTTGGGGCGACGACCGCGCTCGTCTCCAATTTCTTCTTCGGCCAGGGCCCCTGGACCATCTGGCAAATGCTGGCGTGGGGCCTCGCAGGGCTCGTCTCGGGATTGCTTGGCCCGGGGCGGCGGCTCGAAGGCCGCTGGACGCTCGCTCTGTACTGCGCCATGTGGGGCCTGTTGTTCGGGTGGATAATGAACCTCTACTTCGTTTTGGGATTCGTGCGCCCGATCAACTTCAACTCTTTCTTTGCGACGTATGCCGCTTCATTGTGGTTTGACGCGCTCCACGCGGCGGGCAATTTCTTCTTCGCGTTCCTGCTTGGAGCGTCCCTTGTAACAATGCTGAGGCGCTACCAGGCTCGTTTCTTCTTCGAAACGGTCGCGGATCCGCGAGGGCCGGTTGCGCGCGTGGATGACGCGGAGATAAGCGCATGAGGAAAATCGAACCGCTGGTCATGCTGGTCATAGTAATGTTACTGGCCGCCATGGCAGCGCCGCTTGCGTTGGCGACCGCGAACGGCGCCGGCAGTTCGGTGGATCGCGCGCTCGACTACTTGAGAAGCAGGCAGCAGTCAGACGGCGGCTTCGCGGAGCCCGGCGGCAAATCCTCAGAGCAGGTCACTTCATGGGTCATTTGCGCCGTGGCGTCAGCGGGCAAAAACCCGGCCTCGTGGCGAATGTCAGGCAAATCGCCCGTAGATTTCCTTTCCGCGAGGGCCGGCGGCTGGAGCAAGCTGCCGGATATCGAGAGAAACTGCCTGGCGGTCTGTTCGGCGGGCGCGGATCCGCGCTCGTTCGGCGGGCGCAATCTGGTCGCGGACATAAAAGCCCGCATTGCCACAGATGGGCACATTGGCGACATGGTCAACGATCACTGCTGGGGAATCATCGCCCTGGTGGCCGCCGGAGAAAAGGCGCCGGACAGCTCGAGGACGTGGCTCGCCGCGCGCCAGAACATAGATGGAGGCTTTGGCTTCTCCGGGGATTCAGGAAGCGACCCGGATGACACCGGCGCGGCTCTGCAGGCGCTTGCGGCAGCGGGGGAAGACAGGCAAAGCAACACTATCAAGCGGGCGCTCTCGTACCTGCGTTTCTGCCAGGCCTCCGATGGTGGTTTTACATGGCAGGCCGGGGCATCCAACACCGGTTCGACCGCGTGGTGCGTCCAGGGGTTAGTCGCGGCAGGCGAGGATGCCGGCGCTGACGCATGGGCCGTGTCCGGAAAGACACCCCTCGATTTTCTATCGAGCATGCAGAAAGATGACGGGCATTTCCGATACGCCGTCGACACGGATACAAACCCTGTGTGGATGACCGCTGAATCTGTGCCGGCCGTCTTAAAAAAACAGTTTCCATTGAACATGAGCAACACGCCGAAAAAGGATGCTCCCGCCGCCGCCACGAATTCGAGCGCAAGCGCGAACTTCACCGTGGCAACCGACAACGGCGCTATACCCGCTATACCCGCAAATACGAACGACGCGGACACGACACCCTCGCGCGCCAATCCGCCATCTGCGAAACACAGGCTCGCCAGAGACGCCGACCTGCTGAGCGGGTGGGCCGTCTCGGACAGAGAACCGGGTGGTGGGGTTGCGGCATTCCTTGTCATCTGCGCGACATACCTGCTGGCGCTTGGCCTCGTCTACCTGGCAAATGAAGTCATATCCGGATAGTTGAAACGCAACCGGGGTCAGTCCCCCATGGCGCGCGGACATAAAAACGCATAATGGGGTCAAACCAAAATATGCATTTTTATGCGCGCTCCCATCATTTATCTGTTGCAAA
This region of Candidatus Anoxymicrobium japonicum genomic DNA includes:
- a CDS encoding ABC transporter, giving the protein MVEIENLSYWYPRRDVPALSDVSLRVSPGEFILLVGASGSGKSTLCRAVNGLVPHFYGGRIAGKVKVAGTDTATTDVRDLARVVGMVFQDPESQLISENPVAEVAFGLENIGLEPQQIRKRVEEVLASLRLSPLRDRRVSELSGGEKQKVALASVLAMHPRIIVLDEPTSQLDPISAEEFLSTLKSLNDELGLIVILAEHRVERCFHFADRVVALDGGTVVFAGESAEMASWSKGKQWTLLPPITRLFLDGEENKAPLTVKEGRMRIAKLAAGKEKVPSPIRSVDPEAGGTRPQRKEKSAGAPPPQIETKNLWHVYGDGTEALRGVNLAIDPGEFVAVIGENGSGKTTLVRHFNGLLRPGRGKVLIEGQNIAGVEVALLARTCGMLAQNPNSQLIANDTTSELELSLEAMRAPRESWSKMIDEALEFAEIEPLRHSNPADLSCGERERVALASVLVCKPKILVLDEPTRGVDMRTKERLSGYLRRYNSEGNTVILVTHDMEFAAECCARVLLMGAGRILADGDKHSVLSGSLFFTTQYSKCFRDAAFEVVTREEASRALEAIS
- a CDS encoding ECF transporter S component, which gives rise to MRKSNFALLALLAVIGAWIAGELSNVHALANLTLMASLTVTLILLYYYLRFEEKKSDAKNIAIIGTLAALSVTGRCLFAAVPNVKPSTFIIIITGYVFGPLPGFMVGATTALVSNFFFGQGPWTIWQMLAWGLAGLVSGLLGPGRRLEGRWTLALYCAMWGLLFGWIMNLYFVLGFVRPINFNSFFATYAASLWFDALHAAGNFFFAFLLGASLVTMLRRYQARFFFETVADPRGPVARVDDAEISA